The following DNA comes from Gimesia sp..
GGTTACAAGTTAACCCTGACCATGCCTGATTCCATGTCCGTAGAACGGCGATTGATGCTGAAAGGATTCGGTGCCAATCTGGTACTGACACCTGGGGCTGACGGGATGAAAGGCGCGATTCAGAAAGCAGAAGAACTGGCCGCCAGCCCGGAATTCTTCATGCCACAACAGTTTGAAAACCCGGCGAATCCGGAAATTCACTTCAAAACCACAGGTCCTGAAATTCTCAAGGATACCGAGGGCCAAGTCGATTATATTGTCGCTGGGGTGGGGACCGGTGGAACAATCACAGGTATTTCGCGGTATCTGAAGACGGACCAGGGGCTCGATGTGAAATCGGTGGCAGTCGAGCCGACGAGCAGTCCGGTTCTGTCTGGTGGTGAGCCCGGAAAACATAAGATACAGGGGATCGGAGCCGGGTTTATTCCCGGCAACTGCGATACCTCATTGATCGATGAAGTGATCCAGGTTACCGACGATGAAGCCTTCGAAATGGCTGGTCTGATCGCCAAAAAAGAAGGGATCACCTGCGGCATTAGTTGTGGTGCAGCGATGCATGCTGCCCTGGAGATTGCCAAACGCCCCGAAGCAGAAGGCAAAACCATTGTTGTAATTCTGCCCGATTCGGGTGAGCGTTACCTGTCGACGCCCTTATTTGATGAGGCGCGTTAATCTACGGACCAGGTGGCAAGTGGTTGTCAGACCATGGGTTCGCGGATCGCTCAGGTTACGTGAAC
Coding sequences within:
- the cysK gene encoding cysteine synthase A, producing the protein MPIYQDNSETIGRTPLVKINHLTEGLKATILAKVEGRNPAYSVKCRIGANMIWDAEKSGKLKPGMQVVEPTSGNTGIALSFVCAARGYKLTLTMPDSMSVERRLMLKGFGANLVLTPGADGMKGAIQKAEELAASPEFFMPQQFENPANPEIHFKTTGPEILKDTEGQVDYIVAGVGTGGTITGISRYLKTDQGLDVKSVAVEPTSSPVLSGGEPGKHKIQGIGAGFIPGNCDTSLIDEVIQVTDDEAFEMAGLIAKKEGITCGISCGAAMHAALEIAKRPEAEGKTIVVILPDSGERYLSTPLFDEAR